In Novosphingobium resinovorum, the following are encoded in one genomic region:
- the ssb gene encoding single-stranded DNA-binding protein — translation MAGSVNKVIIVGNLGADPEVKSFQNGGRIANLRIATSESWKDRATGERKERTEWHSVVLQSDGLVGVAERFLRKGSKVYIEGQLRTRKWQDQNGNDRYTTEVSVGGVGGVLTMLDGAPGGGSGGQRSGGGGWSEGGSSGGGFGGGQRSGGASRGGDEWGGGSSGGSSGGSEWGRTGGSSGGSSGGSGGGFGDDLDDDIPF, via the coding sequence ATGGCAGGCAGCGTCAACAAGGTCATCATCGTCGGCAACCTCGGGGCCGACCCCGAGGTCAAGTCGTTCCAGAACGGCGGCCGCATCGCCAATCTGCGCATCGCGACCTCCGAAAGCTGGAAGGACCGCGCCACCGGCGAGCGCAAGGAGCGTACCGAATGGCACTCGGTCGTACTCCAGTCCGACGGCCTCGTCGGCGTCGCCGAGCGGTTCCTGCGCAAGGGCTCGAAGGTCTACATCGAAGGCCAGCTGCGCACCCGCAAGTGGCAGGACCAGAACGGCAATGACCGTTACACCACCGAAGTCTCGGTCGGCGGCGTCGGCGGCGTGCTGACCATGCTCGACGGTGCGCCGGGCGGCGGCAGCGGTGGTCAGCGCAGCGGCGGGGGCGGCTGGAGCGAGGGTGGTTCCTCGGGCGGCGGCTTCGGCGGCGGCCAGCGCTCGGGCGGAGCATCGCGCGGCGGTGACGAATGGGGCGGCGGTTCCTCCGGTGGTTCTTCGGGCGGCAGCGAATGGGGCCGCACTGGCGGTTCCTCGGGCGGCTCGTCCGGCGGTTCCGGCGGCGGCTTCGGCGACGACCTCGACGACGATATCCCGTTCTGA
- a CDS encoding FeoA family protein: MTLDMLPIGRSARIVAVHWPALVQEEARRLRALGLEEGARIAVSHRGILGGRDPIAITVGRMTVAVRRAHAAAMEVEEL; the protein is encoded by the coding sequence ATGACTCTCGATATGCTTCCTATCGGCCGGTCCGCGCGCATCGTCGCCGTGCACTGGCCCGCGCTCGTCCAGGAAGAGGCGCGGCGGCTCCGTGCCCTGGGCTTGGAGGAGGGCGCCAGGATTGCGGTGTCGCATCGCGGCATCCTGGGCGGGCGCGACCCCATCGCCATTACCGTGGGCCGCATGACCGTGGCCGTGCGCCGCGCCCATGCCGCCGCGATGGAGGTCGAGGAACTGTGA
- the feoB gene encoding ferrous iron transporter B, whose translation MSRQRKVALVGNPNAGKSALFNALTGARQKIANYPGVTVERKSGRFVLPTGEPVEMTDLPGAYGLDPTSPDEEVTAKVIAGHFPGEAAPDVLVVVLDASNLEQHLVFAQELLALGKPTVVALNMVDLAERDGLVLDAAVLAEELGVPVIPTVAVRRRGLAELGEAIANAGERHPGPGLTALGQTERRVAAHAMADAAILSESKRHRLHAKLDQLLLNPWVGPVILLAILFVVFQAVFAWATPFADALDAGVSALHDGVKAALPPSLLRDLLTDGVIAGVGSVIVFLPQIVILFAFILAMEASGYMARAAFLMDRMMASVGLSGRSFIPLLSSFACAIPGIMATRSITDPKDRLTTILIAPLMTCSARLPVYAVIIAAFIPHTSVWGGIGLQGLVLFTLYVVGVVGAMAVALALRSSMTKGAASGFIMELPKYQMPRLKDMAIGLWQRAWIFLRRAGTIIFMVTVVLWVMLNFPKAGPGESQVDASIAGKVANGLAFVVEPIGFNRDMALALIPAMAAREVAVSSLATTYAVDAGDNEDEQALELGDQLKRRWTLPMALAFLAWFVFAPQCMSTIAVTRRETNGWKWPTFMLAYLFGLAYIAAGATYWVAVAAGL comes from the coding sequence GTGAGCCGTCAACGCAAGGTCGCGCTCGTCGGCAACCCCAATGCGGGCAAGAGCGCGCTATTCAATGCGCTGACCGGCGCGCGCCAGAAGATCGCCAATTATCCCGGCGTTACCGTGGAACGAAAGTCGGGCCGCTTCGTCCTGCCGACCGGCGAGCCGGTGGAGATGACCGACCTTCCCGGCGCCTACGGCCTCGACCCGACCAGCCCGGACGAGGAAGTGACCGCCAAGGTCATCGCCGGGCACTTCCCCGGCGAGGCCGCGCCCGACGTGCTGGTGGTGGTGCTCGACGCATCGAACCTAGAGCAGCATCTCGTCTTCGCGCAGGAACTGCTGGCGCTGGGCAAGCCCACCGTCGTCGCGCTCAACATGGTCGATCTGGCGGAGCGTGACGGTCTCGTCCTCGACGCCGCCGTGCTGGCCGAGGAACTGGGCGTGCCGGTGATCCCGACCGTCGCGGTGCGCCGCCGCGGCCTTGCCGAACTGGGCGAGGCGATCGCGAACGCGGGCGAGCGTCATCCGGGGCCGGGCCTGACCGCCCTCGGACAGACCGAACGCCGCGTCGCCGCGCATGCCATGGCGGATGCGGCGATCCTTTCGGAATCCAAGCGCCACCGTCTTCACGCCAAGCTCGACCAACTGCTGCTGAACCCGTGGGTCGGCCCGGTGATCCTGCTGGCGATCCTCTTCGTGGTGTTCCAGGCGGTGTTCGCCTGGGCGACTCCGTTCGCCGATGCGCTGGATGCGGGCGTCAGTGCGCTGCACGACGGCGTCAAGGCCGCGCTTCCGCCAAGCCTGCTGCGCGACCTGCTGACGGACGGCGTGATCGCGGGCGTCGGCTCGGTGATCGTGTTCCTGCCGCAGATCGTCATCCTCTTCGCCTTCATCCTCGCCATGGAGGCATCGGGCTACATGGCCCGCGCCGCGTTCCTGATGGACCGCATGATGGCGAGCGTGGGCCTGTCCGGCCGCAGCTTCATCCCGCTGCTCTCCAGCTTCGCCTGCGCCATTCCGGGCATCATGGCGACGCGCTCGATCACCGACCCCAAGGATCGGTTGACCACGATCCTGATCGCGCCGCTGATGACCTGCTCGGCGCGCCTGCCGGTCTATGCGGTGATCATCGCCGCGTTTATCCCGCATACCAGCGTGTGGGGCGGGATCGGCCTGCAGGGGCTGGTGCTGTTCACGCTCTATGTCGTGGGCGTGGTCGGGGCCATGGCGGTGGCGCTGGCGCTGCGCAGCTCGATGACCAAGGGCGCCGCTTCGGGCTTTATCATGGAGCTGCCCAAGTACCAGATGCCGCGCCTCAAGGACATGGCGATCGGCCTGTGGCAGCGCGCGTGGATCTTCCTGCGCCGCGCGGGCACGATCATCTTCATGGTCACGGTCGTGCTGTGGGTCATGCTCAACTTCCCGAAGGCCGGCCCGGGCGAGAGCCAGGTCGATGCCTCGATCGCGGGCAAGGTGGCGAACGGCCTCGCCTTCGTGGTCGAGCCGATCGGTTTCAACCGCGACATGGCGCTCGCGCTGATCCCGGCGATGGCCGCGCGCGAAGTAGCGGTGTCCTCGCTGGCGACGACGTACGCGGTCGATGCGGGCGACAACGAGGACGAGCAGGCGCTCGAACTCGGGGACCAGCTCAAGCGGCGCTGGACCTTGCCGATGGCGCTGGCGTTTCTGGCATGGTTCGTGTTCGCGCCGCAGTGCATGTCGACGATCGCGGTGACCCGGCGCGAGACCAACGGCTGGAAGTGGCCGACGTTCATGCTCGCCTACCTGTTCGGCCTCGCCTACATCGCGGCGGGCGCGACGTACTGGGTCGCGGTGGCGGCGGGGCTGTAG
- a CDS encoding M48 family metallopeptidase — protein MLDWLRRDPREELVVEVGDRALPVVVRHLDRARRMTMRLAPDGSEVRISVPRWTRTAEAVAFAQSRRDWLAKQLAALPAAAPMADGTTITFRGDALAVVHDITAPRRPVVDDGELRLGGPADSLAPRVLRWLQTEAKDLLAADLAEYCERAAQPCPALGLSSARRRWGSCAHDGTIRINWRLIMAPDPVRRSVVAHEVAHLVHFDHSPAFHHVLKTIFEGSIHEANRWLKAHGRSLYVPFG, from the coding sequence ATGCTCGACTGGCTGAGGCGCGATCCGCGCGAAGAGCTGGTCGTCGAGGTCGGCGACCGCGCCCTTCCCGTGGTGGTCCGCCACCTCGACCGCGCCCGCCGGATGACCATGCGCCTTGCGCCCGACGGCAGCGAGGTGCGCATCTCCGTCCCCCGCTGGACCCGCACGGCCGAGGCGGTCGCTTTCGCCCAAAGCCGCCGCGACTGGCTGGCGAAGCAGCTCGCCGCCCTCCCCGCCGCCGCGCCGATGGCGGACGGAACAACGATCACCTTCCGGGGCGACGCCCTCGCCGTGGTCCACGACATCACCGCGCCGCGACGCCCGGTCGTCGACGACGGCGAACTGCGCCTCGGCGGCCCTGCCGATTCGCTTGCCCCGCGCGTCCTGCGCTGGCTGCAGACGGAGGCGAAGGACCTCCTCGCCGCCGACCTCGCCGAATATTGCGAGCGCGCCGCCCAGCCCTGCCCCGCCCTCGGCCTGTCGAGCGCGCGGCGGCGCTGGGGTTCCTGCGCGCATGACGGGACGATCCGGATCAACTGGCGGCTCATCATGGCGCCCGATCCGGTGCGCCGCTCGGTGGTCGCACACGAGGTTGCCCACCTCGTCCACTTCGATCACTCGCCCGCGTTCCATCATGTCCTCAAGACGATCTTCGAGGGGTCGATTCATGAGGCCAATCGATGGCTGAAGGCGCATGGCCGGTCGCTCTATGTGCCGTTTGGGTAG
- a CDS encoding COQ9 family protein: MTQEAASLDELRLQLAPLVADAAVFDGWTADAVASAAASAGVDPALAAYAFRDGAMAMISAWIGHVDATMTASVGGGALSNLSIRERIRRLVWARLEAVAGREEALLRALTIMAMPQNIAASTRLGWRSADAMWRLAGDTATDYNHYTKRAILGGIYAATLHAFARDTSEDKAETRAFLDRRIAGIMRFEKAKSQLLRKPDERFSMTRLLGRMRYPAR; encoded by the coding sequence ATGACGCAAGAAGCCGCCTCGCTCGACGAACTGCGCCTGCAACTGGCTCCGCTGGTGGCCGATGCCGCCGTGTTCGACGGCTGGACTGCAGACGCGGTCGCCTCGGCTGCCGCGTCGGCCGGTGTCGATCCCGCGCTGGCGGCTTATGCCTTCCGCGACGGGGCGATGGCGATGATCTCGGCGTGGATCGGGCATGTCGATGCGACGATGACGGCCTCGGTCGGAGGGGGCGCGTTGTCGAACCTTTCGATCCGCGAGCGTATCCGCCGCCTCGTCTGGGCGCGGCTGGAGGCCGTGGCGGGGCGCGAGGAAGCGCTACTGCGGGCGCTGACGATCATGGCGATGCCGCAGAACATCGCCGCTTCGACGCGGCTGGGCTGGCGCAGCGCCGATGCCATGTGGCGGCTCGCGGGCGATACCGCGACCGACTACAACCATTACACCAAGCGCGCGATCCTGGGCGGCATCTATGCGGCCACGCTCCATGCCTTCGCGCGTGACACCAGCGAGGACAAGGCCGAGACGCGCGCCTTCCTCGACCGCCGCATCGCCGGGATCATGCGCTTCGAGAAGGCCAAGTCGCAGCTGCTGCGCAAGCCTGACGAGCGTTTCAGCATGACCCGCCTGCTCGGCCGGATGCGCTACCCGGCGCGCTGA
- a CDS encoding SCO family protein, whose amino-acid sequence MSVGAMTYLARRLAPLALVLLAGLPLSACSKQPAVKRPPLEGAAIGGPFTLVDKDNKPVTWDSFKGRWRIVYFGYTFCPDVCPLDMQETMRGFAEFAKREPAKAAKVQPIFITVDPQRDTPEIVGQWTSAFGPRLLGLTGTPQQIESAAKAFAIYYKKGSDTPGGYLMDHVRITYLFDPDGKPIAMLPSDQGRKAVEAELEKWVK is encoded by the coding sequence ATGAGCGTGGGCGCCATGACATACCTTGCACGTCGTCTCGCTCCCCTTGCACTCGTATTGCTGGCGGGGCTGCCGCTTTCCGCCTGCTCAAAGCAGCCTGCGGTCAAGCGTCCGCCGCTCGAAGGCGCGGCCATCGGCGGGCCGTTCACGCTCGTGGACAAGGACAACAAGCCGGTCACCTGGGACAGCTTCAAGGGCCGCTGGCGAATCGTCTACTTCGGCTACACCTTCTGCCCCGACGTCTGCCCGCTCGACATGCAGGAAACGATGCGCGGCTTCGCCGAATTTGCGAAGCGCGAACCGGCCAAGGCGGCGAAAGTGCAGCCGATCTTCATCACCGTCGATCCGCAGCGCGACACGCCCGAGATCGTCGGCCAGTGGACCTCGGCGTTCGGCCCCAGGCTGCTCGGCCTCACCGGCACCCCGCAGCAGATCGAAAGTGCTGCCAAGGCCTTCGCGATCTACTACAAGAAGGGCTCCGACACGCCCGGCGGCTACCTGATGGATCACGTTCGCATCACCTACCTGTTCGACCCCGATGGCAAGCCGATTGCCATGCTGCCCTCCGACCAGGGCCGCAAGGCGGTCGAGGCCGAGCTTGAAAAGTGGGTGAAGTGA
- a CDS encoding ankyrin repeat domain-containing protein translates to MLKMTIRRVVGLSRMVLKVAVPVFAMSLLMTSPARADFSEGYKFLEAVKKKEGDKVEEAIMKSSQIINAKDVTTGEGALHIVTARRDLTWLSYLIAKGANVNATDDRGRSALELAVNLGWREGAQLLLDQKASPDTSNDAGETPLIFAVHRKDLQLTKALLEAGANPDRSDNSGRSARDYAKIEGGSAQLMSVIETYGKKGAKTAKPVYGPTF, encoded by the coding sequence GTGCTGAAGATGACGATACGCCGCGTTGTGGGCCTTTCTCGCATGGTCCTCAAGGTGGCTGTTCCCGTGTTCGCGATGAGCCTGCTGATGACCTCGCCCGCCCGCGCCGACTTCTCGGAAGGGTACAAGTTCCTCGAAGCGGTGAAGAAGAAGGAAGGCGACAAGGTCGAGGAGGCGATCATGAAGTCCTCCCAGATCATCAACGCCAAGGACGTCACCACCGGCGAGGGCGCGCTGCACATCGTCACCGCGCGCCGCGACCTGACATGGCTCAGCTACCTCATCGCCAAGGGCGCCAACGTCAATGCCACCGACGATCGCGGGCGCAGCGCACTGGAACTGGCGGTGAACCTCGGCTGGCGCGAGGGCGCGCAGCTTTTGCTTGATCAGAAGGCCAGCCCTGACACCTCGAACGACGCGGGCGAGACGCCGCTGATCTTCGCTGTCCACCGCAAGGACCTGCAACTGACCAAGGCGCTGCTCGAAGCGGGTGCCAATCCCGACCGCTCCGACAATTCGGGCCGCAGCGCGCGGGACTATGCCAAGATCGAAGGCGGCAGCGCGCAGCTGATGTCGGTCATCGAGACCTACGGCAAGAAGGGCGCGAAGACCGCCAAACCGGTATACGGCCCGACCTTCTGA
- a CDS encoding YcgN family cysteine cluster protein: protein MGEVSGQKPFWELPLDRLTRDEWEALCDGCGQCCLHKVEDDDTGEIYHTNVACKLLNLKTAQCSDYANRRSFVPDCLKLTPESAGRYAWLPPSCAYRLRADGDPLPEWHYLVSGSRDTVHEAGISVAGKVISETVAGPLEQHIVWPYGDEDEEEWEVEDGSAPWDVLPEQKR from the coding sequence GTGGGTGAAGTGAGCGGCCAGAAGCCCTTCTGGGAACTGCCCCTCGACCGCCTGACCCGCGATGAGTGGGAGGCCCTGTGCGACGGCTGCGGCCAATGCTGCCTGCACAAGGTCGAGGACGATGACACCGGCGAGATTTACCACACCAATGTCGCCTGCAAGCTGCTCAACCTCAAGACCGCGCAGTGCAGCGACTATGCCAACCGCCGCAGCTTCGTGCCCGACTGCCTGAAGCTGACGCCCGAGAGCGCGGGCCGCTACGCATGGCTACCGCCGAGCTGCGCCTACCGCCTGCGTGCCGACGGCGACCCGCTGCCCGAATGGCACTACCTCGTCAGCGGCAGCCGGGACACGGTGCACGAGGCGGGCATCTCGGTCGCGGGCAAGGTGATCTCGGAGACGGTGGCCGGGCCGCTCGAACAGCACATCGTCTGGCCCTACGGCGACGAGGATGAGGAGGAGTGGGAGGTCGAGGACGGCAGCGCGCCGTGGGACGTCCTGCCGGAGCAAAAGCGCTGA